One genomic segment of Salminus brasiliensis chromosome 6, fSalBra1.hap2, whole genome shotgun sequence includes these proteins:
- the myo1f gene encoding unconventional myosin-If yields the protein MASKYHWQSQNVKQSGVDDMVLLSKITEEAIVENLKKRYMDDYIFTYIGSVLISVNPFKQMPYFTDREVELYQGAAQYENPPHIYALTDNMYRNMMIDSENQCVIISGESGAGKTVAAKYIMGYISKVSGGGAKVQHVKDIILQSNPLLEAFGNAKTVRNNNSSRFGKYFEIQFSRGGEPDGGKISNFLLEKSRVVSQNENERNFHIFYQMIEGSSSQQKEALGIMTPDYYNYLNQSGTYKVDGTNDSKDFQETMEAMQVIGIPGDCQMQALQIIAGILHLGNISFIEAGNYSQVESTDLLAFPAYLLGIEQSRLQDKLTSRKMDSKWGGKSESINVTLNQEQACYTRDALSKALYTRLFDYLVEAINKAMQKPIEEFSIGVLDIYGFEIFQRNGFEQFCINFVNEKLQQIFIELTLKAEQEEYVQEGIKWTPIDYFNNKIVCDLIENKLNPPGIMSVLDDVCATMHAKSDGADETLLQKLQAAVGTHDHFNSWNSGFVIHHYAGKVSYDISGFCERNRDVLFPDLIELMQSSEQAFISSLFPENLNTDKKGRPTTAGSKIKRQANELVDTLMKCTPHYIRCIKPNETKRPRDWEESRVKHQVEYLGLRENIRVRRAGFAYRRIFQKFLQRYAILTPETYPYWRGGEQQGVLHLLRSVNMDADQYQMGRSKVFVKNPESLFLLEEMRERKFDTFARTIQKAWRKYIARRKYEQMREEASDILYNSKERRRNSINRNFVGDYLGMEERPELRQFLAKRERVDFADSVTKYDRRFKSIKRDLILTPKGIYLIGREKVKKGPEKGQIKEVLKRKLDIGSVRSVSLSTRQDDFFILHEAQYDSLLESMFKTEFLSLLCKRYEEQTKSKLCLAFNDRLEFRLKKEGWGGGGTRMLMFQRGQGDIAQVKPAGKTLNISVGDGLPKTSKPTRKSAEPTQGGRRQPPNRGYQNGAAQFPRGSTRPHEQTYSTPDKRTRPPSAALPKLGSQKGRRGGPTSQTQQTNLDFLNVPEQGMSGMQRKRSISQRPPPAPSSRPKAQPRSQGPRCRALYQYMGQDVDELSFEVNEVIDLIKEDPSGWWKGRLRGKEGLFPGNYVEKI from the exons GCCAGTAAATACCACTGGCAGAGTCAGAATGTCAAGCAGAGCGGAGTGGACGACATGGTGCTCCTGTCCAAGATCACTGAGGAGGCCATCGTGGAGAACCTCAAGAAGAGATACATGGATGATTACATCTTC ACATACATTGGGTCTGTGTTGATATCggtcaatccattcaagcagatGCCCTATTTCACTGACCGCGAGGTTGAGCTTTACCAAGGAGCC gccCAGTATGAAAATCCTCCTCACATCTACGCTCTAACAGACAACATGTACAGGAACATGATGATTGACAGTGAGAATCAGTGTGTCATTATCAG tgGAGAAAGCGGGGCAGGGAAGACGGTCGCAGCTAAATACATCATGGGCTACATTTCCAAAGTATCTGGTGGTGGAGCCAAAGTTCAG CATGTGAAAGACATTATCCTGCAGTCTAACCCTCTGCTGGAGGCCTTTGGCAACGCAAAGACTGTCCGTAACAACAACTCCAGCCGCTTT GGCAAATATTTTGAGATCCAGTTCAGCCGAGGAGGAGAACCTGACGGAGGCAAAATTTCCAACTTCCTGCTGGAGAAGTCTCGGGTCGTGAGCCAGAACGAGAACGAGAGGAACTTCCACATTTTCTACcag ATGATCGAGGGCTCATCCTCACAGCAGAAAGAAGCTCTGGGGATCATGACCCCCGACTACTACAACTACTTGAACCAGTCGGGCACCTACAAAGTGGACGGCACCAACGACAGCAAAGACTTTCAGGAGACGATG GAAGCCATGCAGGTGATCGGCATCCCGGGGGACTGCCAGATGCAAGCCCTACAGATTATAGCGGGAATTTTACACCTGGGCAACATCAGCTTCATCGAGGCCGGCAACTACAGCCAGGTGGAGAGCACAGACT TGCTGGCCTTCCCTGCGTACCTGCTGGGCATCGAACAAAGCCGGCTCCAGGACAAGCTGACCAGCCGGAAGATGGACTCCAAGTGGGGGGGCAAGTCTGAGTCCATCAACGTGACCCTGAACCAGGAGCAGGCCTGCTACACCCGCGACGCCCTGTCCAAGGCCCTCTACACCCGTCTTTTCGACTACCTGGTGGAG gCCATAAACAAAGCCATGCAGAAGCCTATTGAGGAGTTCAGCATTGGAGTACTAGATATTTATGGATTTGAGATTTTTCAG aggaATGGCTTTGAGCAGTTCTGTATAAACTTTGTGAATGAGAAACTGCAGCAAATCTTTATTGAGCTGACTCTGAAAGCAGAGCAG GAAGAATATGTTCAGGAGGGGATCAAGTGGACGCCTATCGATTACTTCAATAACAAAATAGTGTGTGACCTCATTGAAAATAAACTG AACCCCCCTGGAATTATGAGTGTGCTGGATGACGTTTGTGCCACCATGCACGCCAAGAGTGACGGGGCAGATGAGACATTATTGCAGAAGCTGCAGGCGGCTGTGGGCACTCACGAccacttcaacagctggaactcAGGCTTTGTTATCCATCACTATGCAGGCAAG GTCTCATACGACATCAGTGGCTTCTGCGAAAGAAACAGAGACGTCCTTTTTCCTGACCTCATCGAGCTGATGCAGAGCAGTGAGCA GGCCTTCATCAGCAGCCTCTTCCCCGAAAACCTCAACACTGACAAGAAAGGCCGACCCACTACAGCTGGATCAAAGATCAAA AGGCAGGCTAATGAGCTGGTTGACACGTTGATGAAATGCACTCCACACTATATCCGCTGCATCAAACCCAACGAGACCAAGAGACCCAGAGACTGGGAGGAGAGCCG GGTAAAACACCAGGTGGAATATCTGGGTTTGAGGGAGAACATCCGAGTGCGGCGCGCCGGCTTCGCCTACCGCAGAATTTTCCAGAAGTTTCTACAGAG GTACGCCATCCTGACTCCTGAAACATACCCGTACTGGCGTGGAGGTGAACAGCAGGGGGTCCTGCATCTCCTGCGCTCCGTAAACATGGACGCGGACCAGTACCAGATGGGCCGCTCCAAAGTCTTCGTTAAGAACCCAGAGTCG CTGTTCCTGCTGGAGGAGATGAGGGAGAGGAAGTTCGACACATTTGCTAGAACCATCCAGAAAGCCTGGAGGAAGTACATCGCCAGACGGAAGTACGAGCAGATGAGAGAAGAGG cTTCGGACATTCTCTACAACTCTAAGGAGCGGCGCAGAAACAGCATTAACAGGAACTTCGTTGGTGATTATCTGGGAATGGAGGAAAGGCCTGAACTGCGGCAGTTCCTGGCCAAGAGAGAACGGGTCGACTTCGCTGACTCTGTGACCAAGTATGACCGCAGGTTTAAG TCGATCAAGAGGGATCTGATCCTGACTCCAAAGGGCATCTACCTGATCGGTcgagagaaggtaaagaagggTCCCGAAAAGGGCCAGATCAAAGAAGTGCTGAAGAGAAAGCTGGACATCGGGAGTGTACGTTCAGTCTCGCTGAG CACGAGGCAAGACGACTTCTTCATCCTGCATGAGGCTCAGTATGACAGCCTGCTGGAGTCCATGTTCAAGACGGAATTCCTGAGCCTGCTGTGTAAGCGCTACGAAGAGCAGACCAAGAGCAAGCTCTGCCTGGCCTTCAATGACAG GCTGGAGTTCCGTCTGAAGAAGGAGGGCTGGGGTGGGGGCGGGACGCGCATGCTGATGTTCCAGAGGGGACAGGGAGACATCGCCCAAGTCAAACCTGCCGGGAAAACTCTGAACATCTCTGTAGGAGACGGACTGCCGAAGACGTCCA AACCAACCAGAAAGAGTGCTGAGCCCACTCAGGGAGGCAGAAGGCAGCCCCCCAACAGAG GTTACCAGAACGGCGCGGCCCAGTTCCCACGTGGATCCACTCGCCCGCATGAGCAGACGTACTCAACGCCAGACAAGCGAACCCGGCCGCCCAGCGCCGCCCTCCCTAAGCTGGGCTCGCAAAAGGGCCGGAGGGGGGGACCCACATCCCAAACACAGCAAACTAACCTGGACTTCCTCAACGTACCTGAACAGGGCATGTCAGG aatgcagaggaagaggagcatCAGCCAGCGCCCCCCGCCGGCTCCCAGCAGTCGGCCCAAAGCTCAGCCCCGCTCCCAGGGCCCTCGCTGCCGGGCGCTGTATCAGTACATGGGTCAGGACGTAGATGAGCTCAGTTTCGAGGTCAATGAGGTCATCGATCTGATTAAGGAAG ATCCGTCTGGCTGGTGGAAGGGCAGGCTGCGTGGGAAAGAGGGTTTATTCCCAGGGAATTACGTGGAGAAAATCTGA